A genomic segment from Burkholderia plantarii encodes:
- a CDS encoding amino acid permease, whose amino-acid sequence MSLQDPNSEHTAASSPRLKRSLKARHLTMIAIGGSIGTGLFVASGASISQAGPGGAMLAYLLIGLMVYCLMTSLGEMAAFMPVSGSFATYGAKYVEEGFGFALGWNYWYNWAVTIAVELVAAQLVMGYWFPHVPGVWWSAAFLAVMFLLNVLTVRGFGEAEYWFALVKVVTVVAFIAIGLLMIFGILTGGPTPAWRNFTIGDAPFAGGLPAMMGVAMIAGFSFQGTELIGIAAGESENPHTTIPRAVRQVFWRILLFYVLAIFVIGMLVPYTDPSLLKSDVTDVGVSPFTLVFRHAGLAFAAGVMNAVILTAVLSAGNSGMYASTRMLYDLARQGRAPRLFARLSKGGVPRNALIATTAVGALCFLSSLFGDKTVYLWLLNTSGMTGFIAWLGIAVSHYRFRRGFVKQGFALSSLPYRSRLFPYGPIFAFVLCLVIALGQDYQAFLSNRIDWVGVLATYVGIPLFLLVWLGYRLTHRDSRLVRYEDMEIAPWLDDDTRREARQLKEKPHAA is encoded by the coding sequence ATGTCATTACAAGATCCGAATTCCGAGCACACCGCAGCCTCTTCTCCCCGACTCAAGCGCAGTCTCAAGGCCCGCCACCTGACGATGATCGCGATCGGCGGCTCGATCGGCACGGGTCTGTTCGTCGCCTCGGGCGCCTCGATCTCGCAGGCCGGCCCCGGCGGCGCGATGCTCGCCTATCTGCTGATCGGCCTGATGGTCTACTGCCTGATGACGAGCCTCGGCGAGATGGCCGCGTTCATGCCGGTGTCCGGCTCGTTCGCCACCTACGGCGCGAAATACGTCGAGGAAGGCTTCGGCTTCGCGCTCGGCTGGAACTACTGGTACAACTGGGCCGTCACGATCGCGGTCGAACTGGTGGCCGCGCAGCTCGTGATGGGCTACTGGTTCCCGCACGTGCCCGGCGTGTGGTGGAGCGCGGCGTTCCTCGCCGTGATGTTCCTGCTCAACGTGCTGACCGTGCGCGGCTTCGGCGAGGCCGAATACTGGTTCGCGCTGGTCAAGGTGGTGACGGTGGTGGCGTTCATCGCCATCGGCCTGCTGATGATCTTCGGCATCCTGACGGGTGGCCCGACGCCGGCGTGGCGGAACTTCACGATCGGCGACGCGCCGTTCGCGGGCGGCCTGCCGGCCATGATGGGGGTGGCGATGATCGCCGGCTTCTCGTTCCAGGGCACCGAGCTGATCGGCATCGCGGCCGGCGAATCGGAGAACCCGCACACCACGATCCCGCGCGCGGTGCGCCAGGTGTTCTGGCGCATCCTGCTGTTCTACGTGCTGGCGATCTTCGTGATCGGCATGCTGGTGCCGTACACCGATCCGAGCCTGCTCAAGAGCGACGTCACCGACGTGGGCGTGAGCCCGTTCACGCTGGTGTTTCGCCACGCGGGCCTCGCGTTCGCGGCCGGCGTGATGAACGCGGTGATCCTCACCGCCGTGCTGTCGGCCGGCAACTCGGGCATGTACGCGTCCACGCGGATGCTCTACGACCTCGCCAGGCAAGGCCGCGCGCCGCGCCTCTTCGCGCGGCTCTCGAAGGGCGGCGTGCCGCGCAACGCGCTGATCGCCACCACGGCGGTGGGCGCGCTCTGCTTCCTGTCCTCGCTGTTCGGCGACAAGACCGTCTACCTGTGGCTGCTGAACACCTCGGGCATGACGGGCTTCATCGCCTGGCTCGGCATCGCGGTCAGCCACTACCGGTTCCGTCGCGGCTTCGTGAAGCAGGGCTTCGCGCTGTCGAGCCTGCCGTACCGCTCGCGACTGTTTCCGTACGGGCCGATCTTCGCGTTCGTGCTCTGTCTCGTGATCGCGCTGGGGCAGGACTACCAGGCGTTCCTCTCGAACCGGATCGACTGGGTCGGCGTGCTGGCCACCTACGTCGGCATTCCGCTGTTCCTCCTCGTCTGGCTCGGCTATCGCCTGACGCATCGCGACAGCCGGCTGGTGCGCTACGAGGACATGGAAATCGCGCCGTGGCTCGACGACGACACGCGCCGCGAAGCGCGCCAGCTCAAGGAAAAACCGCACGCGGCGTAA
- a CDS encoding ABC transporter permease, which translates to MTRRTVRLAGSLLLAIILLGWIAHAIGADTWRQYSGDLVYYTGRHLILVGCSMALAILAGIPAGVALSRPSASRHAERFMQVFNIGNTVPSLAVLAIALGIFGIGDVPAIVALFLASLLPITRNAYEGMRNVPAALREAARGIGMTPWQSLTRVELPNALPIIIGGVRTALAINVGTAPLAYLIGADSLGTLIFPGIYLDNQQMLLLGAASTAVLALLLDGIVAAGSRHVFARNGGAA; encoded by the coding sequence ATGACTCGACGCACTGTCCGTCTCGCGGGCAGCCTGCTGCTGGCCATCATCCTGTTGGGCTGGATCGCGCATGCGATCGGCGCCGACACATGGCGGCAATACTCGGGCGATCTCGTCTACTACACCGGCCGGCATCTGATCCTGGTGGGCTGCTCGATGGCGCTCGCGATCCTGGCTGGCATTCCGGCCGGCGTCGCGCTGAGCCGTCCGTCCGCCTCGCGCCACGCCGAGCGCTTCATGCAGGTGTTCAACATCGGCAACACGGTGCCCTCGCTCGCGGTGCTCGCGATCGCGCTCGGCATCTTCGGCATCGGCGACGTGCCCGCGATCGTCGCGCTGTTCCTGGCCTCGCTGCTGCCGATCACGCGCAATGCCTACGAAGGCATGCGCAACGTGCCCGCCGCGCTGCGCGAGGCGGCGCGCGGCATCGGCATGACGCCGTGGCAGTCGCTCACGCGCGTCGAGTTGCCGAACGCGCTGCCGATCATCATCGGCGGCGTGCGCACCGCGCTCGCGATCAACGTCGGCACCGCGCCGCTCGCCTATCTGATCGGCGCCGACAGCCTCGGCACGCTGATCTTCCCTGGCATCTATCTCGACAACCAGCAGATGCTGCTGCTCGGCGCGGCCTCCACGGCGGTGCTCGCGCTGCTGCTCGACGGCATCGTCGCGGCCGGCAGCCGCCATGTGTTTGCCCGCAACGGAGGTGCCGCATGA
- a CDS encoding helix-turn-helix transcriptional regulator, translating to MTRKTSASEQASLIEQVRAIAQGLGEMFAPFTEVVVHDLRTPENSIIAIHNNLSGRAVGDPTTELGLARIADSDYPPLLTNYANRFADGRPAKSTSIGIKDTNGDYVAALCMNVDVTLFRGIQSLLNQFCQTGPDNVGETLDPANADAIRERIDRFAMTLATTPRSLKTEQRRELMQALRGEGYLEVRRAMEVIAQHLGVSRATVYNDAK from the coding sequence ATGACCCGAAAGACTTCTGCGTCGGAACAGGCTTCGCTGATCGAGCAGGTCCGCGCCATCGCGCAAGGGCTCGGCGAGATGTTCGCGCCGTTCACCGAGGTGGTGGTACACGACCTGCGCACGCCCGAGAACTCGATCATCGCGATCCACAACAACCTGTCGGGCCGCGCCGTGGGCGATCCGACCACCGAACTCGGCCTCGCGCGCATCGCCGACAGCGATTACCCGCCGCTGCTGACGAACTATGCGAACCGCTTCGCCGACGGGCGGCCCGCGAAAAGCACCTCGATCGGCATCAAGGACACCAACGGCGACTACGTCGCCGCGCTGTGCATGAACGTCGACGTCACGCTGTTCCGCGGCATCCAGAGCCTGCTGAACCAGTTCTGCCAGACCGGCCCGGACAACGTCGGCGAGACGCTCGACCCCGCCAACGCCGACGCGATCCGCGAGCGGATCGACCGCTTCGCGATGACGCTCGCCACCACGCCGCGCTCGCTGAAGACCGAGCAGCGCCGCGAACTGATGCAGGCGCTGCGCGGCGAGGGCTACCTCGAGGTGCGCCGCGCCATGGAAGTCATCGCGCAGCATCTCGGCGTGTCGCGCGCCACGGTCTACAACGACGCGAAATAA